From Strongyloides ratti genome assembly S_ratti_ED321, scaffold srae_chrx_scaffold0000002:
TGCCTCACAAATTCACCATCATtttgtaagtttttttttttattaaatatttttagactataattaaaataaataatgagtataataaaaataataataactttttagaTAGAAATGATATTGAAACAGCTAATAGTATacaattatcaaataattatgttgataataatattcctCAATACATTCCATACCAATTTAATGgtgatcaaaaaaaaaattataattatatcaaaGAACATGACTATCCTTATCAGGaacaaaaaagtttttataaaaaaccAACACAAGGAGGAAGTCTTAATGTTAAAGATCACTCATTACAAGTTATGAGAGAAGAAGAATCATTAGATTATATGggtaacaataataaattaataccACAAATTCCTAATCAAATACCATTTATTACATCAATAACTCCAAAGACAGATATAGGAAGACCTAAAGCATCAGGTGGTATACTTTATCATCCAGTTTCATCTTCTGGTTGTGATAATGGATGTGGTTCATCTTTTATTCAACAACCCGTCTATTCATGTGGTACATGTGtaagtttttaattaaaagatatcattaataaaaaaataaaagaataataaaaaaaaatagaaattaattatatacttttgtttataaattaatttaggGTGCTTCTGCTCCAGCTTCTGATTATaattcaatattttcatCTCTTCATTGTTTTTCTGGTGATATGAAAGTTATTATACCAAatggtattaaaaaaatgaaagatGTTAAAATAGGTGATATAGTTCTTTCAATGGAAGAAAGTTCAGttacatttaataaagttatagGTTTCTTACATCGAAAACCAAATCTTACAGCAACatttaatcatttaataacAGAAAGTAAAAAAGAACTTAAATTAACagattatcatttaatttacaaatcacaatgtaatattaaagatagtaaaatagttttatcaTATGCTAAGGACATTAAAATTGGTGATTGTGTATATACATTAATTGATGGtcatcaaaataataaatttttaaaagaaaaagttaaagaaattaaaaaagttgaaGAAATTGGTATATATTCACCACTGACAACATCTGGGGATATAATTGTTAACAATTTTCTAGCTAGTTGtcataataattttgcaGCTCAATCTCTTCaacaaacattttttaaatcctGGCAATCTGTAGCTAATGTTGTATGGCGGATAAAAGAATTGTTGTATTcaagtaataattttatcataaataatcattattCAATAGAAGAAGAATTTGATATACCATTTggtgtaaaatatattattaatgtaatTGACATGATTGTCCCAGtcaaaatgtttatttgacattgattaaaatttaa
This genomic window contains:
- a CDS encoding Hedgehog protein, Hint domain and Hint domain C-terminal and Hint domain N-terminal-containing protein, which translates into the protein MMYIHKLFLYTFKVFILFLTFNIVYIKCGSGNLSCGPKEVPYGIAIDSNGTPKIFCQSSPCIFSDKSTNTKFINGYDNDEYAHCSNELIDSSCSGETEWTAGLFEINNSTHILLKTKCCDFHRMSSAIEYKSSILMNNDHYIGGKTNNFSEIPSYDLIKEVVKRVTEQNEFYYIVSIYRIQCLTNSPSFYRNDIETANSIQLSNNYVDNNIPQYIPYQFNGDQKKNYNYIKEHDYPYQEQKSFYKKPTQGGSLNVKDHSLQVMREEESLDYMGNNNKLIPQIPNQIPFITSITPKTDIGRPKASGGILYHPVSSSGCDNGCGSSFIQQPVYSCGTCGASAPASDYNSIFSSLHCFSGDMKVIIPNGIKKMKDVKIGDIVLSMEESSVTFNKVIGFLHRKPNLTATFNHLITESKKELKLTDYHLIYKSQCNIKDSKIVLSYAKDIKIGDCVYTLIDGHQNNKFLKEKVKEIKKVEEIGIYSPLTTSGDIIVNNFLASCHNNFAAQSLQQTFFKSWQSVANVVWRIKELLYSSNNFIINNHYSIEEEFDIPFGVKYIINVIDMIVPVKMFI